One Colias croceus chromosome 7, ilColCroc2.1 genomic window carries:
- the LOC123693421 gene encoding bifunctional purine biosynthesis protein ATIC isoform X1, with product MAANGKLALLSVSDKTGLLPLAKYLSEIGLNLVGSGGTAAALRNAGLKVLDVSDITGAPEMLRGRVKSLHPAVHAGILSRLTDSDQADMKRQNYDMISVVVCNLYPFVETVSKPNVTIADAVENIDIGGVTLLRAAAKNHDRVTVICDPADYNVVIEELKKNADRQTSLETRQRLALKAFTHTSQYDTAISDYFRKQYSAGQSQLTLRYGMNPHQKPAQVFTTQDKLPLTTLNGSPGFINLCDALNAWQLVYELSAALGLPAATSFKHVSPAGAAVGLPLSQEEASVCMVSDLLPKLTPLACAYARARGADRMSSFGDFIAISHTCDEVTAKIISREVSDGIIAPGYSKEALDILKKKKGGNYCVLQMDPSYTPELMEQKTIFGLTLEQRRNDAKITAELFKNIVTNNKNLPENAIRDLIVATIALKYTQSNSVCFAKDGQVVGIGAGQQSRIHCTRLAGGKAALWWLRHHPRVLAMRFKAGISRAIQANAIDNYVSGTIGSDLPLDQWNGLFEGAAPALFTEEEKNEWITKLDKVALASDAFFPFRDNIDRAAQVGVEYIGSPAGSNNDQEVIEACNEHKITLAHTNLRLFHH from the exons ATGGCTGCTAATGGAAAATTGG CGCTTTTAAGCGTCTCCGACAAGACTGGTCTGTTACCACTCGCGAAATACCTTTCCGAGATCGGTCTGAACCTTGTTGGTAGCGGAGGTACTGCAGCAGCTCTACGCAATGCTGGTCTGAAAGTGCTCGATGTGTCAGACATCACAGGGGCTCCGGAAATGCTGAGAGGACGAGTCAAGTCCTTGCATCCAGCTGTGCACGCGGGGATCTTATCGAG GCTCACCGACTCCGACCAAGCCGACATGAAACGCCAGAACTACGACATGATAAGCGTCGTAGTTTGCAACCTATACCCATTTGTGGAGACAGTTTCCAAACCAAACGTCACAATAGCTGATGCAGTAGAGAACATCGATATTGGAGGAGTGACGCTATTAAGAGCTGCGGCCAAGAACCATGATAGAGTGACTGTTATATGCGATCCGGCGGATTATAATGTGGTTATCGAGGAATTAAAGAAGAATGCTGATCGGCAAACGTCTTTAGAGACTAG GCAAAGACTAGCTCTAAAGGCGTTCACACACACGTCGCAATACGACACAGCGATTTCGGACTACTTCCGTAAACAATATTCCGCTGGACAGTCACAGTTAACACTCAGATATG gaATGAATCCCCACCAAAAGCCCGCCCAAGTGTTCACCACACAAGACAAACTTCCGCTAACAACCCTGAACGGTTCACCCGGCTTCATTAACCTGTGCGATGCGTTGAACGCATGGCAACTGGTATATGAGCTCAGTGCAGCACTGGGGTTGCCAGCTGCGACGAGCTTCAAGCACGTGTCGCCAGCTGGAGCGGCTGTGGGGTTGCCATTGTCACAAGAGGAG gCGTCAGTATGTATGGTCAGCGATTTGCTACCAAAATTGACTCCTCTAGCGTGCGCGTACGCACGAGCACGTGGTGCGGATAGAATGAGTTCCTTCGGAGATTTCATTGCCATATCCCATACTTGTGACGAAGTTACAGCCAAGATTATTAGCAGGGAGGTATCTGATGGTATTATAGCACCGGGGTATAGTAAGGAAGCCTTGGATATACTGAAAAAGAAGAAGGGCGGCaattattgtgttttgcaG ATGGACCCAAGCTACACACCTGAGTTAATGGAACAGAAAACTATCTTCGGTCTCACACTAGAACAGCGCAGGAACGACGCTAAAATAACAGCGGAATTATTCAAGAACATTGTGACAAATAATAAGAATCTTCCGGAGAACGCTATCAGGGATTTGATAGTGGCAACTATCGCTTTGAAGTACACGCAGAGTAATTCTGTTTGTTTCGCTAAGGATGGTCAG GTGGTAGGCATCGGCGCGGGCCAGCAGTCGCGCATCCACTGCACGCGGCTGGCGGGCGGCAAGGCAGCGCTGTGGTGGCTGCGGCATCACCCACGTGTGCTGGCTATGCGCTTCAAGGCGGGCATCAGTCGCGCGATACAAGCCAACGCGATCGATAACTACGTGAGCGGCACTATTG GGTCAGACCTACCGCTAGACCAATGGAACGGTTTGTTCGAGGGAGCTGCTCCGGCCCTTTTCACAGAAGAAGAGAAAAACGAATGGATCACCAAATTGGATAAAGTGGCGCTGGCTTCGGACGCTTTCTTCCCGTTCAGAGACAATATTGATAGGGCTGCGCAG
- the LOC123693421 gene encoding bifunctional purine biosynthesis protein ATIC isoform X2: MAANGKLALLSVSDKTGLLPLAKYLSEIGLNLVGSGGTAAALRNAGLKVLDVSDITGAPEMLRGRVKSLHPAVHAGILSRLTDSDQADMKRQNYDMISVVVCNLYPFVETVSKPNVTIADAVENIDIGGVTLLRAAAKNHDRVTVICDPADYNVVIEELKKNADRQTSLETRQRLALKAFTHTSQYDTAISDYFRKQYSAGQSQLTLRYGMNPHQKPAQVFTTQDKLPLTTLNGSPGFINLCDALNAWQLVYELSAALGLPAATSFKHVSPAGAAVGLPLSQEEASVCMVSDLLPKLTPLACAYARARGADRMSSFGDFIAISHTCDEVTAKIISREVSDGIIAPGYSKEALDILKKKKGGNYCVLQMDPSYTPELMEQKTIFGLTLEQRRNDAKITAELFKNIVTNNKNLPENAIRDLIVATIALKYTQSNSVCFAKDGQVVGIGAGQQSRIHCTRLAGGKAALWWLRHHPRVLAMRFKAGISRAIQANAIDNYVSGTIGSDLPLDQWNGLFEGAAPALFTEEEKNEWITKLDKVALASDAFFPFRDNIDRAAQVGVEYIGSPAGSNNDQEVIEACNEHKITLAHTNLRLFHH, from the exons ATGGCTGCTAATGGAAAATTGG CGCTTTTAAGCGTCTCCGACAAGACTGGTCTGTTACCACTCGCGAAATACCTTTCCGAGATCGGTCTGAACCTTGTTGGTAGCGGAGGTACTGCAGCAGCTCTACGCAATGCTGGTCTGAAAGTGCTCGATGTGTCAGACATCACAGGGGCTCCGGAAATGCTGAGAGGACGAGTCAAGTCCTTGCATCCAGCTGTGCACGCGGGGATCTTATCGAG GCTCACCGACTCCGACCAAGCCGACATGAAACGCCAGAACTACGACATGATAAGCGTCGTAGTTTGCAACCTATACCCATTTGTGGAGACAGTTTCCAAACCAAACGTCACAATAGCTGATGCAGTAGAGAACATCGATATTGGAGGAGTGACGCTATTAAGAGCTGCGGCCAAGAACCATGATAGAGTGACTGTTATATGCGATCCGGCGGATTATAATGTGGTTATCGAGGAATTAAAGAAGAATGCTGATCGGCAAACGTCTTTAGAGACTAG GCAAAGACTAGCTCTAAAGGCGTTCACACACACGTCGCAATACGACACAGCGATTTCGGACTACTTCCGTAAACAATATTCCGCTGGACAGTCACAGTTAACACTCAGATATG gaATGAATCCCCACCAAAAGCCCGCCCAAGTGTTCACCACACAAGACAAACTTCCGCTAACAACCCTGAACGGTTCACCCGGCTTCATTAACCTGTGCGATGCGTTGAACGCATGGCAACTGGTATATGAGCTCAGTGCAGCACTGGGGTTGCCAGCTGCGACGAGCTTCAAGCACGTGTCGCCAGCTGGAGCGGCTGTGGGGTTGCCATTGTCACAAGAGGAG gCGTCAGTATGTATGGTCAGCGATTTGCTACCAAAATTGACTCCTCTAGCGTGCGCGTACGCACGAGCACGTGGTGCGGATAGAATGAGTTCCTTCGGAGATTTCATTGCCATATCCCATACTTGTGACGAAGTTACAGCCAAGATTATTAGCAGGGAGGTATCTGATGGTATTATAGCACCGGGGTATAGTAAGGAAGCCTTGGATATACTGAAAAAGAAGAAGGGCGGCaattattgtgttttgcaG ATGGACCCAAGCTACACACCTGAGTTAATGGAACAGAAAACTATCTTCGGTCTCACACTAGAACAGCGCAGGAACGACGCTAAAATAACAGCGGAATTATTCAAGAACATTGTGACAAATAATAAGAATCTTCCGGAGAACGCTATCAGGGATTTGATAGTGGCAACTATCGCTTTGAAGTACACGCAGAGTAATTCTGTTTGTTTCGCTAAGGATGGTCAG GTGGTAGGCATCGGCGCGGGCCAGCAGTCGCGCATCCACTGCACGCGGCTGGCGGGCGGCAAG GCAGCGCTGTGGTGGCTGCGGCATCACCCACGTGTGCTGGCTATGCGCTTCAAGGCGGGCATCAGTCGCGCGATACAAGCCAACGCGATCGATAACTACGTGAGCGGCACTATTG GGTCAGACCTACCGCTAGACCAATGGAACGGTTTGTTCGAGGGAGCTGCTCCGGCCCTTTTCACAGAAGAAGAGAAAAACGAATGGATCACCAAATTGGATAAAGTGGCGCTGGCTTCGGACGCTTTCTTCCCGTTCAGAGACAATATTGATAGGGCTGCGCAG